A region of the Mycoplasma capricolum subsp. capricolum ATCC 27343 genome:
TATAATTGATTCTTCTATATATGAATTAATAATTTTAGGAAATAAAGTGATAATAGAAAACTTCATATTACTTTAACCCTTCAACATTTTTTGCTATTATTATTTGATTTTCATAATCAATCTCTTTTATAAAAACATCAACTAAAGGTACTCAAAACTCTTTAAGGTCTTCTGATTTAACTTTTATTAATTGTTGATGACTATTGTTCATATAATCTATGATAATTCCATTTGTTTTAAAACTAGTAAATTTAAAGTTAATTAATGATACAAGCTGAGTGATATTTTGATTTTTTAAACAATATATTTCTTTATTTTTGTATTTAACAACATCATTAATATTATTTAAATTTAAAAACTTAACAATTAAATAATTTTTATTTTTATTTAAATTAATTTCTTGTATTCTTAAAACTTGAAAATTATCATTAGTTTTTATAAAAAAGGTATCGATTTTATTTAAATCATCAATCATAATATCGCTATTTAGAATAACTTTAACCTGTCCTTTAATAGAAAAAGTATTGACTATAACACCTATTTTAATAAGATTAGCATTCATTGATTATTTTAATCTAATTAATTATCTTTACTTTTTTTAGTAGTTTTTTTAGATACAGGTTTTTTATTTTCAGTTTGAGTATTTTTAGAAAATTTAGATTCGTGTAAAGCTTTTAAAATTCCTTGTTTAGAAAGTAAACTTCTTACTGTATCAGTTGGTTGAGCACCATTATTTAATCATTTTAAAGTTAATTCTTTATCAATTTTAACTTCATCTTTTAATGGGTTGAATGTTCCAACTAATTCAATATATTGTCCATTACGATTAACACGTGAGTCAGCTGCTACTATTCTATAAAATGGCGCTTGCTTTTTACCGATTCTTTTTAATCTTAATTTAACCATTGTGTCCTCCTATAATATATTTTTAAAACCTTAATAATGATAACAATTTTAAAAAAAGGTGTCAAGTAATTTTACTTAACACCTAAAATTATTTGTGGTATTTTTCATTATTAATAATTTTAAAAACTCTATAAATTTGTTCTATTAAAACAATTCTACACAATTGATGTGGAAGTGTAATTTTAGCTAGTGAAAACTTATTAGTAAAAGAATTTAAAAAACTTTTTGAATATCCATCACTAGGCCCTATAACAAATAAGATTTTTGCTGTTTTATAGTTAAGATTTGTTTTTATAATTTCTACTAAATTTTCAGTTGAAATTAATTTTGAATTAACATCAAGAATTATTTTTT
Encoded here:
- a CDS encoding ribosome maturation factor RimM, translating into MNANLIKIGVIVNTFSIKGQVKVILNSDIMIDDLNKIDTFFIKTNDNFQVLRIQEINLNKNKNYLIVKFLNLNNINDVVKYKNKEIYCLKNQNITQLVSLINFKFTSFKTNGIIIDYMNNSHQQLIKVKSEDLKEFWVPLVDVFIKEIDYENQIIIAKNVEGLK
- the rpsP gene encoding 30S ribosomal protein S16, producing MVKLRLKRIGKKQAPFYRIVAADSRVNRNGQYIELVGTFNPLKDEVKIDKELTLKWLNNGAQPTDTVRSLLSKQGILKALHESKFSKNTQTENKKPVSKKTTKKSKDN
- a CDS encoding 23S rRNA (pseudouridine(1915)-N(3))-methyltransferase RlmH, which gives rise to MKIKIICFGKLDKAFYVDAFNDYFKRLKKYVDLEIIELKEEINGELNKIKDENSNLLLKKLENYKDFEKIILDVNSKLISTENLVEIIKTNLNYKTAKILFVIGPSDGYSKSFLNSFTNKFSLAKITLPHQLCRIVLIEQIYRVFKIINNEKYHK